The DNA sequence tggggaacaggtataccttcgacttgatgatttccattcctctgggtatattcccaacagtgggatggctgggtcgtatggtagatctatttgcaattgtttaaggaacctccataccattttccatagaggctgcaccattttgcagtcccaccaacaatgtatgagagttcctttttctccgcagcctcgccagcatttatcgttcatagtcttttggattttagccatcctaactggggttagatggtatctcaatgtggttttgatttgcatttcccggatgctgagtgatgttgagcattttttcatatgtctgttggccatttggatatcttccttagagaaatgcctacttaggagctcaggttttaatggttgactttgtatgcacttcctggtcttgtgaggtctggtacacctgggttgtgtagaaactctgggtTATTTATAGTGGGTCTTAGAGGAGAGGAAGGATTTACATAGTTAAAGAGAATTCTGATTCTAGAGAAGATCATTACTGGTAGAAGAAAAGCATTTAATCATGAGAACAAGGAAGAAATTAGTGTGATGTTGGCAAGGGAAGAGATGCtgcaaaaatacattttagcatTTACCAAGTGCTTAATTTATACACTTGACATAGATGGACAGGTGAGGAAAGGGCCTTCATTGAAGTGAAAGCTAGGAGTTCCACCTAAAAATATTCGCTTTCCTCAAATTTCCCTCTAATTGTGCCAAGTATTTGGGTTCTTTCCATAAGAGTTTGCCCACTATTCCTTGGATCCAGTTTTTTAGGACTTGACTGCCACACCTCAATCAGGTGGGAGGAAAAAACCAGAATGGAGGCAGATGGCACAGGGTCAGGCCAAGGGAGGAACCAGAAGCATCTTACCCAGCCCCACGGGAGAGTTTGACCTAAAATACACGGAATAATCTACTGAAATCAGTAGCATGGGTCATTAACACCCCTCGCCCCTCCCCCCCGCAAGGGTAAAAACAGAAAGATTTGGAGTTACCTAAGCCACCCATGAAAATCTCACATCAGGAGTCTAAgccaaagacaaataaaattgttcaGACTGCTTACAGAACAAGCAAATGTCATGTCTTATAATCAGCCATAGTTCTCAGGTTTGGGGCCTCTCTTGGGTTGGGATTAGCAAGGATTAGGATTTAGGACTCCCAGAATTATGTAGCTTGGGCCAGCAGGTTATTTAACCTTGGTGGacctaatttttttccttcaacatAGCAGTGCATGAAAGAGAGAGTTGATTTTAGACACTTTTATGATGCCTTGTCGTGCTCATTTTCTATGGGTCTAATAATTGAGCAACAGTTCAGTATATACAAAAGGGCAATTTATAGGCAGATATGAACCAAAGTATGGGGCTAGAACTAGGAAACCAGTGAGGGAGCCCAGCAGACTCTGAAGGAGGGTACAAATGAAACTACTGTTAACTGCTGCCGTGTTTTGACTTCCAGAGGACTTGCTTTCCTGAAGGTTGCTACCCAAGGGCTATACGCAGTTTCTGTACTTGGAGAGTAGTGCAGCACATGTGCGATCACTGCTCATTTAGGCACTCAATTTTAATTTGACATAGTTTACATTGTGTTGATTTATTACAGCCAAGTCGTTTGCACAGCATTCACTTCCTCAGCAATCTAAAGCCCATAACACAATAATAAGAGGTGGTTCATTCCAAAAGAACTCTCAACAGAATTCCTTCACctttatttatgatttaaaaggataatattttaaataaaatttaaaaaaaataaaaaaataaaaaaaataaaaggataatattTCAGTCAACAGATCACAGAGACTCACTAGAAGGGTGGCATCACTGCCTATCTGCAATTGGGGTTATGAAGAGATACGTGGGCAAATACAaagatgtttgaaatatttcgagaaaaaaattaagatatgttCCAGCATATTGGATGCAAATTAAGTTCAGAAATAGAAGCAGTCTGTGAtactgtagttttaaaaataatgcttatttctaaaatttctggaATATGGTGAGTAGACAGAGTGCTGTATAAAAGTCAGAAAACCTAAATCCCAGCACTTGGAGTCTGATTTTcctcatcctttaaaaaaaaaaaaaaaaagatgataacaTATGTCTACATAAAAACTTTTATGCTAATGtctatagcaacattattcacaatagcaaaaaaatggaaacaaaccaaatattcatcaactgataaatgtatacataaaacgtggtatatccacacaatggaatattattcagcaataaaaaggaacgaagtgctcatacatgctacaacatggatgaaccttgaaaacgttatgctaaaTGAAGCTGGGCACAAAGGCTACCTAttttgtgattccatttatgtgaaatgtctaaAACAGGTAAATCCATAGGGACAGAAGATAGATTAGTGGCTacttgggggtggggcaggggtgagggCAGTGAGGGAGCAGGAACGGGAAGTGACTACTAATGCATATGGGGGTTCTTTGGGGGATACTGgaaattctaaaattagattgtgataGTTGCAcgactctgaatatactaaaagccccTGTACTGTGCACTTTAAATAGGTAAATTTTGTAGCACATAAAATATAACTcagtaaaactattttaaaaactagagATTGTAAAAAAGTACTAAGAAGATGGGTGTAAGCACTCCACAAAGTATGAAATTCTCTTTCTGGGTAGGAGCAGTCACTCTCATCTTTACCTAAGGAAACATGCTGATAGAGGAAGTAGCAAACTGCTATAGCCAAAGCAATAGATAGCAGAGGAGACAGGCATATGAATGACTGCCCTATAAAAGGAAGactaaattaaaacataataaggCAATATAAAAAAATGGCATCACTCCCAGGTTTACCTTGTGTTTCATATTGCAAACAAGATGTTACTGGCTTGTAGAAAATAACAGATATgcatttcagatatttttttttgtttcagagTCATAAATCCCATCAGTCATTCCTTGTCTGtcctagaaacaaagaaaagatgtGCAGAGGATTCAAGCCAAGAAATGTTGATGTCCTACTGGGTGTTAATTCTACCTTGTAATCAAGATCTGATTACCAAAAAGGATGACAGAACattaaaatgctataaaaatttaaaatttttcactctTTTCCATAACTCACGCTGTAAATGTGCTATTATGACATTCACTAGAGCAAGAGAATTGAGATGTTGTTGGAAGATTCTGTACAGCAGAATCTCTGCCAATAGTGATGAATAATCTAAGTCCATATGCTTGCTCTATAAAGCTCTGTAATATCAAGGTACTCCAATTCTGCTTCTGCTTTCTCAAAAACATGCATATCTAAAGAACAGtaaaaggtaattaaaaatagttaatagGTTAATCACACTTAGTCTTATATTGTCTAATGCAGACACTGGTTCTCTGGTGATATAGCTGTAAAGTGTTATCTGGAGCCAAGAAAATGAATCAGATATTTAATGGATATATGGAAACGgaaattttcttgtaaaattacaaaaatgcaaGCCAATAATAcactaaaatataataaagtttatCATTAAAATTCTGAGCAGGAGTGCTAGATACTGTGTCCTTTTTTCCTGAAGGATTAAGTATTTTGCAAAAGAATGCCTGAGTActatgttccttttttttaatagataaataTACCATGTAGGctgttctgcacagcaaataaatgaatttgccctgtttcattatttttctacattaagGGCATGGAGCAAGAAGCAAACCCTAATTATCAACTAACTGGTTTTGTTTAGATCACTATTTAAAATTCCTTACAGCACAATATTAGGTCAGAAGCTTACAACCCTAAGTAGTCAATCACAGTAGTTTACATTCTATGTAACACCATGgtgcttttgtgtatgtgtgtatgtatgtgtgttttgtcatttttaatcttgtttcattttattttttgaattgaaacatgattatacatatttatggggtgcagagttgactatcaatatttgtgtacagtatgtgatgatcaaatcagtattattggCACATTCATCAatacaaatcatagttattctttacATCCTTCATCCAGTTACTCCCTAATCCCCTCCCcgtctccctttcccatctctagtaactacaggtctgttctctcctccaaAAATTTCGACATTTCATTatagtcttccttccttccttccttccttccttccttccttccttccttccttccttccttccttccttccttccttccctccttccttccttccttccttccttcctttttcttagctcccacttatcagtgagaacatgcagtatttctctttctgtgcctggattatttcacttaacataattttctccgagctcatccatgttgctgtgaatggcagaatttcattcttttttatggctgagtagttatcctattgtgtgtatataccacattttccttatccagtcatctgtcgatggacatttaggttggttccaattctagGCTaatgtaagtagagctgcaatgaacatgggaatgcaggtatcccttcgacatgataatttccattcctttgggtatatactcagaagtgaaattgctggattgtatggtcgttctgtctgtagttgtttgagaaaactccatactgttttccataatggctgtaccaatttacagtcccaccaacagtgtagaagagtaccCCTTTCTCCACgtgcttgccagcatttgtttttctcaaacaaatctttttgataatagccagtttacaCTATGGTGCTTTGCAGAttattcctctttaaaaaccttCGTCTTTGGTTAAAATTGAAAGTCTCTGGAAAGACTAAGCAATATGCCTTATCACTCATGTAAGTCAAGGTGTAATGAGCTTAGCAGCTCCTCACCTGAGAATAGGCTTTAATGATGATAGTGGGATGCGGAAATGGCTATGACTCCTGTGGTTCCCCCAGCATCAGTCTTACTGGACTGGAACCTGAACTACAGGCAATTAGTAGATGGTGACTAATGTGGCCAATGCTGAGAAAGCAGAGGCCGAGCTTCGAATTCTTTTCCTTATTGGTCCACTACTCCATTCTTATCATTTTAGAGCAGAGACATGGGCTTGCTAGAGTTAGACAGCCTTCTCTGCATCAGCCTCGCCATATCCGGCTTTGCAGGATATGTGATCATTTTTATCTGCACCTCTTAATAGGAGATATTTTGTAAGTGGCTTACGGCTATGGCCATTTCTTCCACCAGTTAAAATatagttccttttttaaaaaattttttattgcatCAGTACAGTTTAAACAGTAAAGCTGTGTCCTAAATTCAGAATTGCTGACAAAGGAGTTACATTTAAACCTATTACTCAGAGGAAATACCTACCTACCGGTTTCAACTAGAAAGCTTATTATAATGGTGAAACAAGATAGAAATTCCTTATACCCTCTTGGGTGCAAATTCTGACTCCTAATTAAAATTCAGTCAACAGAAAGAGGatgaaacataaaataacaatTCTATAATGGACTTGCATTGCCTTAATCTCTGTACTTTATTGACGTGTCTCATAATTTACCTTTTTCGGACTCTGAATAGTTCACCTGTAGAAGACAGCCTTGGGTACTGTGTTTGCACACTACACTGATCACAAAGCATAGACTTCTTTATTTTAACTAAAAAAGGAGCAGATTTATCCACTCTATGTGACTGGAGCAGCCTGCTCTGAGCTGTTCATTTACTTCACTTTGTCTTGGTCCTGGTTTCAAAGGACTGACTAGCAAAGCAGCACCCACCAATGGGTGCACCTTTCTACAGTTAAGAGAAATTGCCAATTATATAAAAAGACACATTTTCCTGTCCATTGATTCAAATGCATAAAAAATACAGTCACCCAGATGACTGCAGATGCCAAGTCACAAACTTGATTAAATTCTGAGTGAAGAATTATTCAGGCATAAAGTACACACAGCCAGGACCATTCCTACTTCCCATATCAATAAGTTGAGAACTATCAGTGGAAATTTCACCTGGAGCACTTTCCAGAGTTGCCAAACAGGGAGGGATGTGATTTGTATTTTTAGCCCTGCCTAATGGCAAAATCACTTGAAATATGATATGCTTCCAACACAGCTATATTTTTATAACTAATATTTTTCCTTAACAAAGATAAGATATAGTTCATATCACATAACTCAGTTTAATGTCATAAAGTTAGAATAAATTAGTTCTACAATGGAATTTTAAGTAAGCGTAAATgcattttggttaaaaaaaaaaagataagcataAGGAGttcatggaccaatggaataaaacGTAATAAAGGTGAGTGTACACAACACACAGGAAGAAAAGCAAGCAGTACAGATAGAGAACAGAATGGATCAGGGAGGCCTGAGCACAGCCAAAGCAGACCTGCGGGTGTGAACTGGCGTGATCAGACCTGCAGGTGTGAACTGGCGTGATCACTCTGGGGCCGGCCTTCTGCACACAGGGCTGAGGGCTCTTCGATGGCAGGAACACAGCAGAGTTGCTCAGATGCATCGCTCCCATTTCTTAGCTGGAGGGGAAACCACTCTGAAACCCTTCTTTGAACTTTCCCTCAGTCCCAACTCCAAATTCTCAGCTTTAGAAATTGCAACTGTGATATTTTACATTGCAACCCAGGACAAACACACATCAGTACAGAGACGATGTACTGTAATGTTTTCTATTactttctatcctgttttatgcTTTTATAACTCTGGTCAAGTCACATGttatggattgaactgtgtccccacCCGAAATTCACATGTTGCagtcctaaccccagtaccttagcaggtgaccttatttggaaatcgTGTCTTTAGAGAGGTaacaagttaaaatgaggtcattagtgtAGTCCCTCTTCCAATATAACTGGTGTACTTAATAAacaggggaaatttggacacagagatatGCATAGAAAGGAGATGATATGGAGAGACACAAGAAGACAGCCACCTACAGCGAAGGAGACAGGCCTGAAGTAGAATCTCTGAATAAACATTGAATCTTGCAAATCTGAAAGTCAGCTGCcactatgggttaaatgtgttcccccaaaggttcatatattggaaatttaatctacattttaacagtattaagcgGGCGGGAAATCCtcttaattgaaaggtggggcttttaagaagtgattagctTAGGACTACTGTATACTCATGAGTAgtttaatccattgatggtttaatgggtggccATGGTTGTGGTTATGAttgcttcataaggagagcaagtgagaagcttagctctctcttgcttagcccattTTCACCATGAGATACCCTGTGTCTCAGTGGAGAATCACCATCActaagaaaaaggccctcaccagatgtgttccttggactttggatttcccagcctctagaactgtaagcaatgaatttcatttctttataaattacccagttttgggtatcctgttataagcaacagaaatagactaatacagctACTGAAAAATTTTTGTAGTTTCCTTAAAGCCTCTCTTCCCACCtattctttccccttccctctctgcaTACTTTTTCTACACACTACCTTGCAGGATCTCTGTCACATTTACAGTTCTAACTACCAGCAAGGTAGTGAtgattctctcctttccttctccagcCCAGATCTCTTTCTTGAGCTCTACCTGTCCGTACCTGAGTGCACAGACTCCTCAGGCACCACATGTCCCAAAACTGGAGCCATCTTCTTGCCACCTTCTCCAACAGTCCCCACCTCAGGGAATGGTCTCACCATCTGCCCATTTGCCCAAGTTAGGAAACATGGATATCACCCTGACTGCTCTCCCACAGTCCATCAGTCACAAACTATTGTGGATtctacttttttccttctctcagatTAACTTCTTCCCTTTTGAACCCTGGCCATTGCCTAAACCAGACTGTCAGCACTTATCACCTAGGTTAGTGCGTCACCTCCAGTTAgtccctctgcttctgtcttcctcaATGCAATCCATTTTTCCCTGCCGTGTGAGTGACCTTTCCCAAATGCTAATCAATTATATCATTTTTGTATCAGTCAAGATACATCCAGGAAACAAACTACTCTGAAAATGTAGCAAATGTAATTTAATACTGAAAATTGATTAAACACGTGATGGAAGAGCTTAGATGTCAAAGAGAGGATGGAGAGGCAACCCAGAGATTAGCAACAGCAGAAGAACCACTGCCAGGCAAAGGGTGGAGGGACAAACAGAAACAGTATAATTGTTACTGAAGCCCAGAGTCTGGGGTCACCCAGCAGAAGTGTGAAGTGCATCTGGCCTGTCCAGAGATGGGGCCACAGGAGAAATATAGTTGCAGTTGGTATTGCTGCCTGAAGTGGAAAGTTGGCAAGAAAACCCTTGAGTTCTGCCTTACTATCGCAATCCAATTTCCTAGTTAAACCCAGCTAAACCCAGCCAGAAGCCGACAGACACTAGAGCCTGGGAAATGCAGCCTGCAAGGGAGAAGACAGGACAGTGCAGGGGAAGGACCATGAACGGGTCTGGGGACAAACAAGCACAGAACTGGATGACCTCCCTTCTAGGAATTTTGCAGGGTTCCCCTAAAGCCTTCAGCACGATGTCTACCTCCTTGCTGTGGAAGACAAGACATGATGTTGTCTTGCTCTGGCTCCAGCTTGCCTCTCTAGTGCCACCTCTGACTGGGCCTACCAACCCTGCCCTATCCTCACATGAAACTCAGTACTCCCAGCTGACTCTCTACCAGCAGTTTTCTGAACATGCCAATACACAGTTTTCTGAATAAGCTCTCTCCCTGCTGAACCCATACACACACTATTTCCTCAAAGTAGAGTCACTTCCCGCCCCTCCTCACCTTCACACACGTGGCGCCTGCTCCAACACCAGTCCTGCCTTGGTGCACTTGTCAGATCCTAGGAATTCTCCCAGAGCCCCCACTTCACACCCGCTAGCTCCGGCTGGTGCCTTTCTGTGTGTTTCTCTGGCACGCTGTGCTCACCGCCCCCTCCCCACATGGTATTATCCTCTGGTTAATGAAATTGTCAGTTTTCTGGTCTTCCTCATTAAATGTAAAAACTCCTTAAAGGTAGGGGCTTAACATATCTTATTCACCTCATCACTTGCAAGGCAAAGCATGGTACGTAGTACATTCggtaaatacttgctgaataaatgaacaatttgGTTTTAAGAGAAGTTATACTTCACTTAGGATAGCAGGGCCAGTTCTACTCAAAACTTAGGCCTTCATTTTTCAACCACaagtttatttataaaacttGCTCCAAATGTTCTTAAGACCAGAAAAGGTTTTCTTTCTGGAGACCAGGCAGTTCCTGCCAGATATTTttgaaatgcaattttaaaactgaaaaaccaCCTAAAAGTAGGACGTAAGTAAGCAGCATTTTAATGTCTTCCTGACTAATTAAGGGTatccattttaaaacaattttttaaatttaacaaataataattgttgATTCTCATTTATGTTCCAATTCAtaatagagcagtggttctcaaaaagCAGTCCGTGGAATCCTATGAGTTCCCAAGACCTTTACAGGGGGTCTAccaggtcaaaactattttcataacgATACTaagacatttttgtctttttcacggTGTTGACATGTGCACTtatggtgcaaaagcaatggtggTTAAACTGCTGTTACCTTAAAATGAATTTAGGTAGTGGCACCAAACTATACTAGTAGCCATGTGTCCTTCGCCAAAATGTACttgtagtaaaagaaaaaataaaagatgaaagttTTACTCAATAATGTCCTTGATAAAGCTGTAAAATTATCAGTTTTAGTaaatattgaccattgagtaaatatttttttaatattcttgtgATTAATATGTAAAGCACTTCTGCATACCAAAGTGTCCCTTGAGGTAAAGCTCATTTCCAGTTGAGTTGTGAGCTGAACTAGCTGCTTTTTccaaaaaataccatttttactGGAAAGAACAATTGGACAAACAGCCTTGGGTATTTGGCAggcattttcttaaatataaacaaagtGAGACGCTCACTTCAAGGAATCAACTGACAATATTTGTTTCTGATGATGAAGTGTAAGGTTTCAAGCAAAACTTTGAATGTGAACACTTCccaatatttaaagttttttctaATGAGATTGGTGCTCCGAAAAATGATTTGTTGGCAGAACAAATTATCATGAACTTAGTGGCCTAAGACaacacaaattttttattttacagttgtgTAGGTGAGAAGTCTGACACAGCTCTcacagggctaaaatcaaggcatcagcagggctGCCTTCCTTCTGCCAGGGGAGAATCAGTGCTGAAGGAGAATGGATTtgcttgccttttccagcttctagaggctgcccacattccttggtgCATggtcccttcctccaccttcaaagccagcaatgtcatcgcatctctctgacctctgcttctgtcatcacatttTCCTCCTCTACCTTTCTTCCAACTCCTTCCACTTTTTAAGACCCTTGTGCTTACATTgtgcccacctggataatcctgGATAATCTCTTTactttaaggtcagctgattaacaAACttgattccatctgcaaccttaactCCCCTCTATCATGTAACTTGACATATTCACATCCTTGGTGGATTAGGACATGGACGTCTTTGGGGaaaccattattctgcctacaacAAGTAGTGATATTAGCAAATGCAatttctttttgatgtttttaaatgaaatgtgtcAACACTTAGAACATCTGCATAACTTAGTAAAACAACACTTTTGAAATGACCAGTGTTTGGCCTTCAAAATCGCAGATGGATAAAAGATCCATTCAAAACGTGAAACAGATGGATTTAATGTAGCTGCAAAAATTCCATAGATATAGTTTTACATTTCAAATTGTACCTAACCTTTTAGAAACTAGTACTTGCTGAGTTTTCatgtagtatcaaagaagaatgtacataattatctgaaaaggcttttaaaatattctccctTTCCAATTACATATCTGCGTAAATCTAGATGTTTTTCCCATATAATTCaaccaaaaaaatatattgaatgcagaagcagatatgagaatctagCTGTCTTCTACAGAGCCAGACTTTAAAGGTATtaacaaaaatgccaacaatgccactcttctcactattttttttgaaaacatggttatttttcataaaaatatgtcaTCCATGTTATGGAATAGTTTTTTTACTGTTACTTAAAATatgcttagaattttttttgttcttagttttaatttctaatacaatATATACTGatagatataactcacataaataaaagctttttggagtcctcaataatttttaagcatGTAAAGGGGTCCGGAGACCAAagtgtttgagaaccactgtgctagAGTAGCAGCTCTTCCAGGGAGGCAGATGAAAATGCAGTCTTTACATTTGTACTCTACGTATTGAGGATCTTGCCCCACCCCTCAGCCTGCATTTGCCTTTGTAATGATTGTGACTTTTTCACAAGGTCACTGGATTGCCAAGAAGCAAGTCTACCAGCTGAAGAAAGGGAAAGCCCCACCACTTTATTAAAGGGGCAGAGGTATGAAATAGAGTAGCTCTGTCCACAAATTACAGTCAGGGCATAAGAAGGAGCAGGGAGGGGTCTGGGTGACATCCCATCCGTCCCAGTGGAAGGTCACACTTACTGCCCTGCCTTCTTCCCACCCTTTTGGAGACAAAGGTAGAGCATGAAATGTGCGATTACACCATGGCTGGACCTCTGCCAAAGCGTGGTTTCCTAGATGCAAGCTTATCTTGTCTGCAATGTGTGTATCATGACTGTAAAGACAGACTGTGAGAAGGTAAATTAATCACCTGACTCAGATCTACTTTTTATCACATGCTGTTCTGTGCAGAGAATCTGATAGCTACTTCCACATTTCTCTTCTCAAGCAAAAGAGCAACTGCAGTGAACTTTGTTAAACACCAAAATagatcaccaaaaaaaaaaaaaatgcgtgGAGTTTCCTCTCATACTGGAAGTCTTCAAACATAGACTAGTTTCCCATCCCTCTGTGATAGCCCCAATGTGCTCTGTGTGATAGAGGGTGCTTAGTAATTTTAGTTATTGctgttgttctgtttttttaacaTAATCTCAAGTTTTTGTTGTCttcataataaaacaaaagatgAAGCTGTGGTCTGGATCACTTAGCCCTTCTCTTCTCATCTCTTCCCAGTTCAAAATGCTTGCTTCTCTGAATAGCCAGCATTCTCTGAGATCTGCAGCTGGGCTTAGTGCACTCAAGCCTCAGCACAATCTTCTTTGTCATTTCAGCCTTTTTCCGGAGAATTGGCTTAGTCTGCCTACAATAGGAACTCTGCTCCCTGTCATAGCACCACTTTCCCTGGGCATATAGAGAATCTCGGCCCTTCTTGTACGGCGTCACTTTGTGGGGATGGTGCTTGCCACACTTCTTACAGAAAGTGCAGCAGGTTTCAGGAACTTTTGCCATGATTGCAGGAGCAGTGTTGGCACCGAAAGCTTGTTGTTCTTGTTCCTGTTGTCTCCGGCCTGTCAGAAAAATTACCCAGGATGAACTAAATGATGTCTCAAGTGCTCTTCCA is a window from the Cynocephalus volans isolate mCynVol1 chromosome 9, mCynVol1.pri, whole genome shotgun sequence genome containing:
- the LOC134385744 gene encoding large ribosomal subunit protein eL42-like, encoding MAKVPETCCTFCKKCGKHHPHKVTPYKKGRDSLYAQGKWCYDREQSSYCRQTKPILRKKAEMTKKIVLRLECTKPSCRSQRMLAIQRSKHFELGRDEKRRAK